Genomic segment of Candidatus Atribacteria bacterium:
TTGAATTCAAAAAGAAACATTTTAGATGAAAGTTCCTTGCAGTTTGGCATAAGAGAAATAAAGATAGATAACCAATGGAACTGGTATTTAAATGGCCAAAGGTTCTTTCCACGTGGAACAAATATTATTCCTGCCCAATGGCTAAGCGAATATAATAACCAGAAAATAGCTCAGGATATAAAGATGTTAAAAGAAGCCAATGTCAATGCGGTAAGAGTTCATGCTCATATTAACCGGCAGGAATTTTATGATGCCTGTGATAAGACTGGAATATTGGTATGGCAAGATTTTCCTCTTCAATGGAGCTATGAAGAGAGTGATGAATTTGTTCAAAATGCGGTGAGTCAGATTGGGGATATGATAGAGCAATTTTATAATCATCCCAGCATATCTGTCTGGTGCTGCCATAATGAACCGAGTACCAATAGATATACGCTTGACCCACTATTATACTTAACTGCAAAAGCTAAAGATTTCACCAGATATATTGATATAGCCTCTGACTTTGCCTATCATCCCTATCCAGGTTGGTACAGGACTCATTATTACGAATTTTATTTACTTCCAGGAGCTCCCTTCATTAGTGAATTTGGGGCTCAAGCCCTCCCCAATATAGAGACGATGAGGGAAATGATGAATAAAGAGGAGCTCTGGCCGCCTAAATGGTCAGTATGGGCCTATCATGATTTTCAATACGATACTACCTTCAATGTAGCCAAGGTGGATATGGGTGATTCTATCGAGGAATTTATAGAAAACAGCCAAAACTATCAATCAAAATTGTTAAAATATGCTATAGAAAATTATCGCAAGAATAAATATTCTAAAATAACTGGAATATTTCAATTTATGTTCGTAGATAATTGGAATGCTATAACTTGGAGTGTGGTGGATTATTTTCGAAGGCCAAAAAAAAGTTATCATGTTTTGAAAATTATTTACCAACCGGTGTTAATTGGGATGGATATGGATAGGGAAAAGATAAGTTTGGATGCATTGAGAACTATAGGAATTTCCAGCATCTGGATTGTTAATGATACACTGAATAAGTATGAAAATACCTATGCCGAAATTAACTTACTTAAAGATGAAGAGATAGCAATAGAAAGCAAAATAGAGATAGGTTGTATACCTGCCGATGGTGTCAAACATTTTTCCAGTCCTCCTATGTCGGAAGGACTGATCAGATTAAATTTAAAAGAAAAGGGAATTTATAATATTGAAATGAAACTGAAAAATAAAAAAGGGTATATCATCTCCAGAAACTCTTATGTGATGGAGGTAATATAGTTTTAATGACTATACTTATCATCAAATAAAGAGGGACAGA
This window contains:
- a CDS encoding beta-galactosidase; amino-acid sequence: MFLTSKTYPLNGIWQYCLNKQEEYSDIQVPSNWYLQGLNHSGKVYYQRKFEISLQKDNDYYLVFKGVDYFCQVKLNGRLIGKHEGYFQEFSFLITDMLKDTENLLEVEVDSPKESVDIWPNKKYLIKGIFNHHDTRPGSWDPEYGQDKNTGGIWNDIFIEEKHKMHLGKNIKVSSLILEDGRARLDIDVPLNNHVFPQEIEIILEISGVGFKEKYKIDKNIFLSSGKNNIHLVKTIDKPKLWTTWDRGKSYLYHLKCILLNSKRNILDESSLQFGIREIKIDNQWNWYLNGQRFFPRGTNIIPAQWLSEYNNQKIAQDIKMLKEANVNAVRVHAHINRQEFYDACDKTGILVWQDFPLQWSYEESDEFVQNAVSQIGDMIEQFYNHPSISVWCCHNEPSTNRYTLDPLLYLTAKAKDFTRYIDIASDFAYHPYPGWYRTHYYEFYLLPGAPFISEFGAQALPNIETMREMMNKEELWPPKWSVWAYHDFQYDTTFNVAKVDMGDSIEEFIENSQNYQSKLLKYAIENYRKNKYSKITGIFQFMFVDNWNAITWSVVDYFRRPKKSYHVLKIIYQPVLIGMDMDREKISLDALRTIGISSIWIVNDTLNKYENTYAEINLLKDEEIAIESKIEIGCIPADGVKHFSSPPMSEGLIRLNLKEKGIYNIEMKLKNKKGYIISRNSYVMEVI